In Vanacampus margaritifer isolate UIUO_Vmar chromosome 9, RoL_Vmar_1.0, whole genome shotgun sequence, the following proteins share a genomic window:
- the ctss2.1 gene encoding cathepsin S, ortholog2, tandem duplicate 1 isoform X1, whose translation MVHSAGMILTSLLLVSLHAVLAAAMLDINLDEHWMLWRKTHGKLYRSQVEELHRRGLWENNLMFITLHNLEASMGLHSYQLSMNVLGDLTSDEIRQSFATLTPPTDFHNLSSDWPHSQMADIPESVDWRDHGYVTSVKMQGSCGSCWAFSAAGALEGQLARTTGQLLDLSPQNLMDCSGKYGNRGCNGGFISAAFRYVIDNGGIDSEESYPYMGRSGQCRYSAAQRAANCSRYIALPKGDEGALKQTLAVVGPISVSIDASRRTFAFYSSGVYDDPLCSQKVNHAVLAVGYGTLNGKKFWLVKNSWGTSFGDRGYIRMSRDKSNQCGIGHYACYPVM comes from the exons TGCTCGTCTCACTGCACGCGGTACtggcggcggccatgttggacATCAATTTGGATGAACACTGGATGCTGTGGAGGAAAACGCATGGGAAGTTGTACCGCAGCCAG GTGGAGGAGCTTCACCGCCGAGGATTGTGGGAAAATAACCTGATGTTCATCACACTGCACAACTTGGAAGCATCCATGGGCCTCCACAGCTACCAGCTCAGCATGAACGTCCTGGGAGATCTG ACATCGGACGAGATCCGTCAGTCTTTCGCCACCTTGACTCCTCCCACCGACTTCCACAACCTGTCTTCTGATTGGCCGCATAGCCAAATGGCTGACATTCCCGAATCCGTAGACTGGAGGGACCACGGATACGTGACAAGCGTCAAGATGCAG GGTTCGTGCGGTTCTTGTTGGGCCTTTAGTGCAGCAGGGGCTCTAGAGGGCCAACTGGCCAGGACCACGGGCCAACTGTTGGACCTGAGCCCCCAGAACCTTATGGACTGCTCGGGCAAGTATGGCAACCGTGGCTGCAACGGCGGCTTCATCAGCGCAGCCTTTCGCTACGTCATCGACAACGGCGGCATCGACTCGGAAGAATCGTACCCGTACATGGGACGG tcggGACAGTGTCGCTACAGCGCCGCCCAGCGTGCCGCCAACTGCTCCAGGTACATCGCCCTGCCCAAGGGCGACGAGGGCGCTCTCAAGCAAACGCTCGCCGTTGTCGGACCCATCTCCGTCTCCATCGACGCCTCCAGGCGCACCTTCGCCTTCTACAGCAGCG GAGTTTATGACGACCCGTTGTGCTCTCAGAAAGTGAACCACGCCGTGTTAGCGGTGGGCTATGGAActctaaatggaaaaaaattctggcTGGTCAAGAACAG CTGGGGTACTTCGTTCGGGGACCGCGGCTACATCCGGATGTCTCGCGACAAAAGCAACCAGTGCGGCATCGGCCACTACGCTTGCTATCCTGTCATGTAG
- the ctss2.1 gene encoding cathepsin S, ortholog2, tandem duplicate 1 isoform X2 codes for MVHSGMILTSLLLVSLHAVLAAAMLDINLDEHWMLWRKTHGKLYRSQVEELHRRGLWENNLMFITLHNLEASMGLHSYQLSMNVLGDLTSDEIRQSFATLTPPTDFHNLSSDWPHSQMADIPESVDWRDHGYVTSVKMQGSCGSCWAFSAAGALEGQLARTTGQLLDLSPQNLMDCSGKYGNRGCNGGFISAAFRYVIDNGGIDSEESYPYMGRSGQCRYSAAQRAANCSRYIALPKGDEGALKQTLAVVGPISVSIDASRRTFAFYSSGVYDDPLCSQKVNHAVLAVGYGTLNGKKFWLVKNSWGTSFGDRGYIRMSRDKSNQCGIGHYACYPVM; via the exons TGCTCGTCTCACTGCACGCGGTACtggcggcggccatgttggacATCAATTTGGATGAACACTGGATGCTGTGGAGGAAAACGCATGGGAAGTTGTACCGCAGCCAG GTGGAGGAGCTTCACCGCCGAGGATTGTGGGAAAATAACCTGATGTTCATCACACTGCACAACTTGGAAGCATCCATGGGCCTCCACAGCTACCAGCTCAGCATGAACGTCCTGGGAGATCTG ACATCGGACGAGATCCGTCAGTCTTTCGCCACCTTGACTCCTCCCACCGACTTCCACAACCTGTCTTCTGATTGGCCGCATAGCCAAATGGCTGACATTCCCGAATCCGTAGACTGGAGGGACCACGGATACGTGACAAGCGTCAAGATGCAG GGTTCGTGCGGTTCTTGTTGGGCCTTTAGTGCAGCAGGGGCTCTAGAGGGCCAACTGGCCAGGACCACGGGCCAACTGTTGGACCTGAGCCCCCAGAACCTTATGGACTGCTCGGGCAAGTATGGCAACCGTGGCTGCAACGGCGGCTTCATCAGCGCAGCCTTTCGCTACGTCATCGACAACGGCGGCATCGACTCGGAAGAATCGTACCCGTACATGGGACGG tcggGACAGTGTCGCTACAGCGCCGCCCAGCGTGCCGCCAACTGCTCCAGGTACATCGCCCTGCCCAAGGGCGACGAGGGCGCTCTCAAGCAAACGCTCGCCGTTGTCGGACCCATCTCCGTCTCCATCGACGCCTCCAGGCGCACCTTCGCCTTCTACAGCAGCG GAGTTTATGACGACCCGTTGTGCTCTCAGAAAGTGAACCACGCCGTGTTAGCGGTGGGCTATGGAActctaaatggaaaaaaattctggcTGGTCAAGAACAG CTGGGGTACTTCGTTCGGGGACCGCGGCTACATCCGGATGTCTCGCGACAAAAGCAACCAGTGCGGCATCGGCCACTACGCTTGCTATCCTGTCATGTAG
- the ctss2.1 gene encoding cathepsin S, ortholog2, tandem duplicate 1 isoform X3: MILTSLLLVSLHAVLAAAMLDINLDEHWMLWRKTHGKLYRSQVEELHRRGLWENNLMFITLHNLEASMGLHSYQLSMNVLGDLTSDEIRQSFATLTPPTDFHNLSSDWPHSQMADIPESVDWRDHGYVTSVKMQGSCGSCWAFSAAGALEGQLARTTGQLLDLSPQNLMDCSGKYGNRGCNGGFISAAFRYVIDNGGIDSEESYPYMGRSGQCRYSAAQRAANCSRYIALPKGDEGALKQTLAVVGPISVSIDASRRTFAFYSSGVYDDPLCSQKVNHAVLAVGYGTLNGKKFWLVKNSWGTSFGDRGYIRMSRDKSNQCGIGHYACYPVM; this comes from the exons TGCTCGTCTCACTGCACGCGGTACtggcggcggccatgttggacATCAATTTGGATGAACACTGGATGCTGTGGAGGAAAACGCATGGGAAGTTGTACCGCAGCCAG GTGGAGGAGCTTCACCGCCGAGGATTGTGGGAAAATAACCTGATGTTCATCACACTGCACAACTTGGAAGCATCCATGGGCCTCCACAGCTACCAGCTCAGCATGAACGTCCTGGGAGATCTG ACATCGGACGAGATCCGTCAGTCTTTCGCCACCTTGACTCCTCCCACCGACTTCCACAACCTGTCTTCTGATTGGCCGCATAGCCAAATGGCTGACATTCCCGAATCCGTAGACTGGAGGGACCACGGATACGTGACAAGCGTCAAGATGCAG GGTTCGTGCGGTTCTTGTTGGGCCTTTAGTGCAGCAGGGGCTCTAGAGGGCCAACTGGCCAGGACCACGGGCCAACTGTTGGACCTGAGCCCCCAGAACCTTATGGACTGCTCGGGCAAGTATGGCAACCGTGGCTGCAACGGCGGCTTCATCAGCGCAGCCTTTCGCTACGTCATCGACAACGGCGGCATCGACTCGGAAGAATCGTACCCGTACATGGGACGG tcggGACAGTGTCGCTACAGCGCCGCCCAGCGTGCCGCCAACTGCTCCAGGTACATCGCCCTGCCCAAGGGCGACGAGGGCGCTCTCAAGCAAACGCTCGCCGTTGTCGGACCCATCTCCGTCTCCATCGACGCCTCCAGGCGCACCTTCGCCTTCTACAGCAGCG GAGTTTATGACGACCCGTTGTGCTCTCAGAAAGTGAACCACGCCGTGTTAGCGGTGGGCTATGGAActctaaatggaaaaaaattctggcTGGTCAAGAACAG CTGGGGTACTTCGTTCGGGGACCGCGGCTACATCCGGATGTCTCGCGACAAAAGCAACCAGTGCGGCATCGGCCACTACGCTTGCTATCCTGTCATGTAG
- the onecutl gene encoding one cut domain, family member, like, protein MDGSLGEMSLHGHAELHSRDLSAAFPRPPLGPGPTLEHEPRAPPPAFEHSMSALGYSGDSPSGSGSTYTTLTPLQPFDDKFHHHHHHHHPCLPVSNVIGSFTLMREERAGIPANFYNPYTKDLAMSQSLTPPSSGLGSMHGYGSPNGGGGGGGGAGQMLHGGYDVHSGSLFCRTSDFAREMSPPGLGAGDMSMGHQLNKMDGAGHHPHIYSQHYQAHHHPSQQATKIVDHLHSLSSSPGDAGSPGGGGGGEEINTRDVAQRIITELKRYSIPQAIFAERILCRSQGTLSDLLRNPKPWAKLKSGRETFKRMSRWLQEPEFQRMASLRLEACKRKEQEQSKLERNQGPKRTRLVFTDLQRRTLLAIFRENHRPTKDLQVTISQQLGLELSTVSNFFMNARRRNLSKWSDEGRPSSTGSSGSSASSSAVSCSTA, encoded by the exons ATGGACGGGAGTCTGGGTGAGATGTCGCTGCACGGCCACGCCGAGCTGCACTCGCGGGACCTCTCGGCCGCCTTCCCCCGACCCCCCCTGGGCCCCGGCCCCACTCTGGAACATGAGCCGCGGGCCCCTCCGCCGGCCTTCGAGCACTCCATGTCGGCGCTGGGCTACAGCGGCGACTCCCCGTCCGGGTCGGGCAGCACCTACACCACGCTGACCCCCTTGCAGCCCTTTGATGACAAGTtccaccatcaccaccaccaccaccacccatgCCTCCCCGTCAGCAACGTCATCGGGAGTTTCACGCTGATGCGAGAGGAGCGAGCCGGCATCCCCGCCAACTTCTACAACCCCTACACCAAAGATCTCGCCATGAGCCAGAGTCTGACGCCGCCGTCCTCGGGTTTGGGGTCCATGCATGGCTACGGGAGTCccaatggcggcggcggcggcggcgggggtgCTGGACAGATGCTCCACGGTGGCTACGACGTCCACAGCGGGAGCCTCTTCTGCAGGACCTCGGATTTTGCTCGAGAGATGTCGCCCCCGGGATTGGGCGCCGGCGACATGTCCATGGGGCACCAGCTCAACAAAATGGACGGGGCGGGTCACCACCCTCACATCTACAGCCAGCACTACCAGGCGCACCATCACCCCAGCCAGCAGGCCACCAAGATCGTGGACCACCTGCACTCCTTGTCGTCCTCCCCGGGGGACGCCGGGTCCCcggggggcggcggcggcggcgaggagaTCAACACCCGCGACGTGGCCCAGAGGATCATCACGGAGTTGAAGCGCTACAGCATCCCGCAGGCCATCTTCGCCGAGCGCATCCTGTGCCGCTCGCAGGGGACGCTCTCCGACCTCCTGAGGAACCCCAAACCCTGGGCCAAGCTCAAGTCCGGACGCGAGACCTTCAAGAGGATGTCCCGATGGCTGCAGGAGCCCGAGTTCCAGAGGATGGCCTCACTACGGCTGGAGG CCTGCAAGAGGAAGGAGCAGGAGCAGAGCAAACTGGAGCGGAACCAGGGGCCCAAGCGCACCCGGCTGGTGTTCACCGACCTCCAGCGCCGCACGCTGCTGGCCATCTTCCGGGAGAACCACCGGCCCACCAAAGACCTGCAGGTGACCATCTCGCAGCAGCTGGGCTTGGAGCTTTCCACCGTCAGCAACTTCTTCATGAACGCACGCCGCCGCAACCTCAGCAAGTGGAGCGACGAGGGCCGCCCGTCCTCCACCGGGTCCTCGGGATCCAGCGCCTCGTCCTCGGCGGTGTCCTGCAGCACGGCgtga